Proteins encoded by one window of Bremerella cremea:
- a CDS encoding transposase: MNRVNAREAIFDEPDDFDAFERFLAEGLLRYPCHILAYQLMPNHWHLLLRPTAA; encoded by the coding sequence TTGAATCGGGTCAACGCTCGGGAAGCGATCTTCGATGAGCCTGATGATTTCGATGCGTTTGAACGGTTTTTGGCCGAAGGGCTGTTGCGGTACCCGTGCCACATTTTAGCGTATCAGTTGATGCCCAATCATTGGCACTTGCTGCTCCGTCCGACGGCGGCATGA